Below is a window of Haloterrigena alkaliphila DNA.
CGGCGGTCTCGGCAACACGTCGCCGGGACTGTTCACGCTCGTCCTCCCCGTCGCGCTGGCTGCGTTCGGCCTGACGGGCGCCTACCTCGCGTGGTTCGCGTTCCTGATCGTCGGCACCGTCGCCTACGCGCGCTACGCCGTCGACGCGCCCTACTTCCAGTTCCTCGAGCGCGGCGTCGACGAGGACGAGGCCAGACGACGCGCCGAGGCGGCCGGACAGGAGCTGTTCCCCGGCGGCGACGCGATGGCCTCGATTCGGGGAGCGGCGAGCATCCCCCGGACGTGGGTCCTCGTCGCGCTGTTCTTCACGTCGTTCGGCGGCTTTCTCGCGCTGACGACCTGGCTCCCGTCGTACTGGCAGGCCGTCCACGGCGTCGACGTGCGAACCGCCGGCGCGCTCACGGCGGTCGCCTTCACGCTGCTCGCGGCGCTGATCCGCGTGCCGGGCGGGGTCGTCAGCGACCGCCTCGGCGGCGAACGAACCGCGATCGCGAGTTTCGGGGCTATCGTGATCGCCACCGCCGTCCTCGTCGCGACCCGCGAGTTCGCGCTCGCCGTCGCCGCGACGGTCCTGCTCGGTTCCGGCATGGGCGTCGCCAGCGCGGCCGTCTTTCAACTGGTCCCGACGTACGTCCCCGACGCCGTCGGCGGCGCCTCGGGACTGGTCGGCGGGATCGGCGCCTTCGGCGGCTTCGCCGTCCCGCCGATCCTCGGTCTCTTCGTCGACTTCCAGGGGACGACGGGGTACGCGACCGGATTCGTCGTCTTCCTCGTCCTCGGAATCGTCTCGATCGGGCTCTCGGCCGGACTGTACCGCACGCGGTCGACGCTGGTCCCCGATACTGACGCTCCGGCGTCCGCCGACGACT
It encodes the following:
- a CDS encoding MFS transporter, which produces MPERPPEPTDSGETPAVRGTPRRGVASATLGFFVGFAGVVLYGPVASEFEGAMGLSGLLLGLLVAAPQLTGSLLRIPFGAWVEDVGAKKPFLVLLGLSIVGMGGLSVLLLTSSPDGLTMAHYPLVFFFGALSGCGIATFSVGITQTSYWYPSERQGTVLAVFGGLGNTSPGLFTLVLPVALAAFGLTGAYLAWFAFLIVGTVAYARYAVDAPYFQFLERGVDEDEARRRAEAAGQELFPGGDAMASIRGAASIPRTWVLVALFFTSFGGFLALTTWLPSYWQAVHGVDVRTAGALTAVAFTLLAALIRVPGGVVSDRLGGERTAIASFGAIVIATAVLVATREFALAVAATVLLGSGMGVASAAVFQLVPTYVPDAVGGASGLVGGIGAFGGFAVPPILGLFVDFQGTTGYATGFVVFLVLGIVSIGLSAGLYRTRSTLVPDTDAPASADD